From the genome of Desmospora profundinema, one region includes:
- a CDS encoding dimethylarginine dimethylaminohydrolase family protein encodes MIPTTLASAPPRCFTEYGRLEHVLLCPPTYFQIRDVINQTQRHFVDDINLEKADTQHRHFMECLQREGVEVELLPAEKRFPEQVFTRDIGFTLGSHLFVARMDENVRKGEETLLQKWLTNRGIPHSPIPIGSIEGGDVLVDDDIIWIGDSGRTSRTAIEYLRITLPHFRVISLSFPEKYLHLDCVFNILSHREALVYPPAFPDSDLRRLSSRYHLIEVEAEEQFTLGTNILSIGNRTVISQPINPRVNRKLRQRGFRVLEVELSEIIKSGGAFRCCSLPLRRT; translated from the coding sequence ATGATCCCGACTACCCTTGCATCTGCCCCTCCCCGTTGTTTCACGGAATACGGCCGTCTGGAACATGTTTTGTTGTGTCCACCGACCTATTTCCAAATTCGGGACGTAATCAATCAAACCCAACGCCATTTTGTTGACGATATTAATCTGGAAAAAGCGGACACCCAGCATCGCCATTTTATGGAATGCCTGCAGCGGGAGGGAGTGGAAGTAGAGTTGTTGCCGGCGGAAAAACGCTTCCCGGAACAGGTTTTCACCAGGGATATCGGTTTTACCTTGGGCTCCCACCTGTTTGTCGCCCGAATGGATGAAAATGTGCGCAAGGGAGAGGAAACTTTGCTGCAAAAATGGCTGACAAACCGTGGAATCCCTCATTCCCCCATCCCCATTGGAAGTATTGAAGGCGGCGATGTATTGGTGGACGATGACATCATTTGGATTGGTGACAGCGGCCGAACCTCCCGTACCGCCATCGAATACCTGCGGATCACGTTGCCCCATTTCCGGGTGATCAGCCTCTCCTTTCCCGAGAAATACCTTCACTTGGATTGTGTGTTCAACATTTTGTCCCACCGAGAAGCACTTGTCTATCCTCCCGCTTTTCCCGACAGTGACCTTCGACGCCTATCCAGTCGGTACCATTTGATTGAAGTGGAGGCGGAAGAACAATTTACACTGGGAACAAACATCCTGTCGATCGGCAACCGAACCGTCATCAGTCAACCGATAAACCCCCGAGTTAACCGAAAGCTACGGCAACGTGGATTCCGGGTGCTGGAGGTGGAGTTGTCGGAAATCATCAAATCGGGAGGAGCATTTCGCTGTTGTAGCCTGCCGCTCCGACGAACGTAA
- the leuD gene encoding 3-isopropylmalate dehydratase small subunit yields the protein MEALTTHTGRVIPLDRANVDTDQIIPKQFLKRIERTGFGQYLFYNWRFDSQGNPDPDFVLNQDEYQDGSVLLARSNFGCGSSREHAPWSLLDYGIRVVIAPSYADIFYNNCFKNGILPVRLEEARVDALFKRIQKGETRTLTIDLEQCRVSDESGFEAEFEVEPYRRYCLLHGLDDIAITLQAEEKIADYEARLPHYYPMRTVEQI from the coding sequence ATGGAAGCCTTAACCACCCATACGGGAAGGGTCATCCCCCTGGATCGGGCCAATGTGGATACGGACCAGATCATCCCCAAACAGTTTTTGAAACGGATTGAACGGACGGGTTTTGGTCAGTATTTATTTTACAACTGGCGCTTTGACAGTCAGGGCAATCCCGATCCCGATTTCGTACTAAACCAGGATGAATATCAAGACGGATCTGTTCTCCTGGCCCGCTCCAATTTTGGCTGCGGCTCCTCCAGGGAACATGCCCCCTGGTCCCTGCTGGATTACGGCATTCGAGTGGTAATCGCCCCGTCTTATGCCGATATCTTTTATAACAATTGCTTTAAAAACGGCATTTTGCCCGTCCGTTTGGAGGAAGCACGAGTGGATGCGTTGTTTAAACGGATCCAAAAAGGCGAAACCCGGACGCTGACCATCGATCTGGAACAATGCCGCGTCAGCGACGAATCCGGCTTTGAAGCGGAATTCGAAGTGGAGCCTTACCGCAGATACTGCCTTCTCCACGGATTGGACGATATCGCCATCACCTTGCAAGCGGAGGAGAAAATTGCGGATTATGAAGCCCGCCTGCCTCATTATTATCCGATGCGGACTGTGGAACAGATCTAA
- the leuC gene encoding 3-isopropylmalate dehydratase large subunit, whose protein sequence is MKPRTLFEKVWDRHVIEQQEGKPAILYIDLHLIHEVTSPQAFEGLRLAGRKVRRPDLTMATMDHNVPTTDRSLPVTDGTSAKQMDTLVENCRQFGIPLFDLHHPEQGIVHVIGPEQGITLPGKTIVCGDSHTSTHGAFGALAFGIGTSEVEHVLATQCLQQLKPKTMEVHIKGKLAPGVTAKDLILAVIAKIGTDGATGTVIEYTGEAIRNLSMEERMTVCNMSIEAGARAGMIAPDETTFSYLRGRPHAPKGDDFEQAVADWETLQTDEGAVYDRRVELDAATIAPQVTWGTSPGMGTDITQSVPDPDSFSTDTERQSARNALEYMGLTPGTPITEIRLDRVFIGSCTNSRMEDLRAAARVVKNKRVSPHVHAMVVPGSQQVKQQAEAEGLHEIFLEAGFEWREAGCSMCLAMNADTLSEGERCASTSNRNFEGRQGRGGRTHLVSPEMAAAAAIEGRFVDIRNWTYED, encoded by the coding sequence GTGAAACCGCGCACACTGTTTGAAAAGGTGTGGGATCGCCACGTGATCGAACAACAGGAGGGTAAACCGGCCATTCTTTATATCGATCTGCATCTGATTCACGAGGTCACCTCTCCACAGGCTTTTGAGGGACTTCGCCTGGCAGGACGAAAGGTTCGCCGGCCCGATCTGACTATGGCTACCATGGATCACAATGTCCCCACCACTGACCGGTCGTTACCTGTCACCGACGGCACTTCAGCCAAGCAGATGGATACCCTCGTCGAGAACTGCCGCCAGTTTGGAATCCCGTTATTTGATCTGCACCATCCCGAACAGGGGATCGTCCATGTGATCGGTCCCGAACAGGGAATCACGCTGCCCGGCAAGACCATTGTTTGCGGTGACAGTCATACTTCCACCCACGGTGCTTTCGGTGCACTGGCTTTTGGAATCGGCACCAGCGAGGTGGAACACGTACTGGCCACCCAATGCCTGCAACAGTTAAAACCAAAAACGATGGAGGTGCATATCAAAGGAAAATTAGCACCGGGAGTGACAGCCAAGGATCTGATTTTGGCGGTGATCGCCAAGATCGGCACCGATGGAGCCACCGGCACGGTAATCGAATACACCGGAGAGGCGATCCGCAACCTGTCCATGGAGGAACGAATGACGGTCTGTAACATGTCGATCGAAGCAGGAGCCCGGGCGGGGATGATTGCACCGGACGAAACCACCTTCTCCTATCTGCGGGGACGCCCTCATGCTCCCAAAGGGGACGATTTCGAGCAGGCTGTCGCCGATTGGGAGACCCTGCAAACAGATGAAGGAGCCGTTTATGACCGCAGGGTGGAACTGGATGCCGCTACGATTGCACCCCAGGTGACCTGGGGAACCAGTCCCGGAATGGGTACGGATATCACCCAGTCCGTTCCGGATCCTGACTCCTTCTCGACGGATACTGAACGTCAATCCGCTCGAAACGCCTTGGAATACATGGGGCTTACCCCCGGCACCCCCATAACGGAAATCCGATTGGACCGCGTATTCATCGGCTCCTGTACCAACTCACGCATGGAAGACCTGCGCGCAGCCGCCCGGGTGGTAAAAAACAAACGGGTCTCTCCCCACGTCCACGCGATGGTAGTACCGGGATCCCAACAGGTAAAACAACAAGCGGAAGCGGAAGGCTTGCATGAGATCTTTCTGGAAGCCGGGTTTGAGTGGCGGGAAGCGGGTTGCAGCATGTGCCTCGCCATGAACGCCGATACCCTGTCGGAAGGCGAACGGTGCGCCTCTACTTCCAACCGGAACTTTGAAGGCCGCCAGGGTCGAGGCGGACGCACACACCTGGTCAGTCCGGAAATGGCCGCCGCCGCTGCGATTGAAGGACGGTTTGTCGACATTCGCAACTGGACTTATGAAGACTGA
- a CDS encoding SPL family radical SAM protein, which yields MASGSLPDRWFPRRPQSVLNRVMDPGMPFGWSVNPYRGCGHGCHFCYARGTHTWLGYHADDSFRNNILVKRDADRVLRSELKKGRWKGGGIAIGTATDPYQQLEGKLGVTRSILEVLREYGIPCSITTRSPLILRDLDLLKEMKVTSVQISVSTLDETVWERTEPASPHPRQRFRTVSELVKAGVPAGFFLAPVIPYLTDSEETVEEVARKAAAVGAHFLSPSLLRLKPEVKSWFFRRIQPYYPLEAARLARLYEGARAPASFHDSLMARIRSQIESAGLSLSVSDPDGGEAFRFPKSSEREGEPPVQLCLF from the coding sequence ATGGCGAGCGGATCGTTGCCTGACCGTTGGTTTCCCCGGCGGCCGCAGTCGGTGCTGAACCGGGTGATGGATCCCGGTATGCCTTTTGGGTGGTCCGTCAACCCGTATCGTGGCTGCGGGCACGGCTGCCATTTTTGCTATGCACGCGGGACCCATACATGGTTGGGATATCACGCCGACGACAGCTTCCGCAACAATATACTGGTAAAAAGGGATGCGGACCGGGTGCTGAGGTCCGAGCTGAAGAAGGGGCGGTGGAAGGGCGGTGGAATCGCGATCGGAACCGCAACCGATCCCTATCAGCAATTGGAAGGAAAACTGGGTGTGACGCGCTCCATTCTTGAAGTGTTGCGGGAGTACGGCATTCCATGCAGTATCACGACCCGCTCTCCTCTGATCCTGCGCGATTTGGATCTGTTGAAGGAGATGAAAGTGACTTCCGTCCAGATCAGTGTCAGCACGTTGGATGAGACCGTCTGGGAGCGGACGGAACCCGCCTCACCTCACCCAAGGCAGCGGTTTCGGACCGTGTCCGAGTTGGTGAAAGCCGGTGTGCCGGCGGGTTTCTTTTTAGCCCCTGTCATTCCGTATCTGACAGACAGTGAAGAGACGGTGGAGGAGGTGGCCCGGAAAGCTGCGGCTGTCGGGGCCCATTTTTTATCACCGTCCCTCCTGCGGTTAAAACCGGAAGTGAAAAGCTGGTTTTTTCGGCGGATACAACCGTATTACCCTCTGGAAGCGGCTCGGTTGGCCCGCCTGTATGAAGGGGCACGGGCACCTGCGTCCTTCCATGACTCTCTGATGGCGCGGATCCGCAGCCAGATCGAGTCGGCAGGGCTTTCCTTAAGTGTTTCGGACCCGGATGGGGGGGAAGCGTTTCGCTTTCCAAAAAGCAGCGAGAGAGAAGGAGAGCCCCCAGTTCAATTGTGTTTGTTTTAG
- a CDS encoding LCP family glycopolymer transferase: MERVKHKKRRKWWLRFFAIFMSICLLVSGYFFYQVWGAMNQSFDPLNRDKSDKRDSAVSMDEPFSVLILGTDVKDESKPWRSDVIMVATINPHEKSMKMLSIPRDTYAEIANSNGVKTKINAAPVYGQQSGVGPVTNTVYTVENFLNIPIDYYVKVNFTGFMEVVDALGGVEVNIPFTFTTRNFGEYLTYQEGPAHLDGRQALGYVRMRKQDPRGDSGRNDRQREVLQSLMEQALSVKSISKVDDILRSVGNNVTHDFEINQFMALQSIYSEAKNQSESVTMEGFDDKNNPRGIWFHYVSDEERLRVSNLLREHLELDLETLDGNPYNPEQDPANQEGTPSEQPGQAPGTDGSHQEPPSTDH, from the coding sequence ATGGAACGCGTCAAACATAAAAAGCGGCGCAAATGGTGGCTTCGATTTTTTGCCATATTCATGTCTATTTGTCTGCTGGTGTCCGGCTATTTCTTCTATCAGGTATGGGGAGCGATGAATCAGTCCTTTGATCCCCTCAACCGCGATAAGTCGGACAAGCGGGATTCCGCCGTATCGATGGATGAACCCTTTTCTGTTCTGATTTTGGGAACCGATGTAAAAGATGAATCCAAACCATGGCGCTCCGATGTCATTATGGTGGCGACCATCAACCCTCATGAAAAGTCGATGAAAATGTTAAGCATCCCCCGGGATACCTACGCCGAAATCGCAAATTCCAACGGTGTAAAAACAAAGATCAATGCTGCACCCGTTTACGGGCAGCAATCTGGGGTGGGGCCGGTAACCAACACCGTATACACGGTGGAAAATTTCCTTAACATTCCTATCGATTATTATGTAAAGGTGAATTTCACCGGCTTTATGGAAGTGGTGGATGCCTTGGGCGGGGTGGAAGTGAATATTCCTTTCACCTTCACCACACGCAACTTCGGTGAATATCTCACCTATCAAGAAGGCCCCGCCCATCTGGACGGCCGTCAAGCATTGGGATACGTCCGGATGCGCAAACAGGACCCCCGGGGGGACTCGGGACGAAACGACCGTCAACGGGAAGTTTTGCAAAGCTTGATGGAGCAAGCCCTCAGTGTCAAATCCATCTCCAAAGTGGACGACATTCTCCGGTCTGTGGGGAACAATGTCACCCACGACTTCGAGATAAATCAATTCATGGCTTTGCAAAGCATCTACAGCGAAGCAAAAAACCAGTCGGAATCGGTGACCATGGAGGGGTTTGACGATAAGAACAACCCGAGAGGCATCTGGTTCCATTATGTCAGCGATGAAGAGCGCTTACGGGTGAGCAACCTGCTTAGGGAACATTTGGAGCTGGATTTGGAGACGTTGGACGGAAACCCCTACAATCCGGAACAGGATCCCGCCAATCAGGAAGGAACCCCTTCCGAACAACCGGGACAAGCCCCCGGCACAGACGGCTCCCACCAAGAACCGCCGTCTACCGACCATTAA
- a CDS encoding DUF3153 domain-containing protein: MPTSARWFKPLLMVLCLLLLSGCVDADMHVTVNWDGSGTYQLKIVSHPLVAQELESFKAAVQQSGYDVQPIQEGERTGWVATRSVENVAQNPPGDDLLDIYSPKGKTASSLPFPVIGRMEKGPIQVDSSLFRTHILFHRDVDLTSIAGNDSVGQAFVDEMNLTFRLTLPLAPDEHNADQVSADEKTLTWNLKPGEVQPVQVEWYLPNPITVVILVLIAFLLLAAAIVIGMIRRVRRK, translated from the coding sequence TTGCCTACATCCGCCCGTTGGTTTAAACCACTGTTGATGGTCCTATGCCTGTTGTTGCTCAGCGGTTGTGTTGACGCCGACATGCATGTGACCGTCAATTGGGACGGCTCCGGCACTTATCAGTTAAAAATCGTAAGCCACCCGTTGGTAGCGCAGGAATTGGAATCATTCAAGGCAGCAGTCCAACAAAGCGGTTACGACGTTCAACCGATCCAGGAAGGGGAGCGGACAGGCTGGGTGGCGACACGGTCGGTGGAGAATGTAGCACAAAACCCTCCCGGCGACGACCTGTTGGACATATACTCACCCAAGGGCAAAACGGCCAGCTCTCTTCCCTTTCCTGTGATCGGCCGGATGGAAAAAGGCCCGATCCAGGTGGATTCCAGCCTGTTCCGCACCCACATCCTGTTCCATCGGGACGTCGATTTGACCTCCATCGCCGGCAATGACTCTGTCGGACAAGCCTTTGTCGACGAGATGAACCTTACCTTTCGGCTCACCCTTCCGCTGGCACCGGATGAACATAATGCGGATCAGGTATCAGCGGACGAAAAAACACTCACCTGGAATCTAAAGCCCGGTGAAGTGCAGCCGGTACAGGTGGAATGGTATCTACCCAATCCCATTACCGTGGTCATCCTGGTATTGATCGCCTTTCTGTTACTCGCCGCGGCGATTGTGATTGGGATGATTAGACGGGTTCGACGAAAATAA
- a CDS encoding DUF418 domain-containing protein, producing the protein MDLKTSVSAEKGNVSPIRTGDRIFVIDGLRGFALFGILVVNMSFFHSPSIYLMMSDTVWWTGFWDQAAERFVYLFAEGNFYTLFSLLFGFGMILFMERVQQKGSSFVPLYARRLMILLFFGLVHALLIWYGDILFSYALLGFVLLLFRRCSPQTLLVWALILLLMTMLLFGVLAGLTFYTETLPERSEEGNAFEEWIQSMIQSSVAAYGSGSFAEITQQRATDWLFLISWSVIGFWPIILAMFLLGAYVAKRRILHDIPTNLPLIRHIWCWSLILALATVLLQGMEPFLGFTSDSAAILFMMVETVIGNPATCLFYASSLVLLLQRERWVRRLSFFRDVGRMSLSNYLMQSLICTTLFYSYGFGWYGKVGPLGGLGLAVLIFAAQAVISRFWLKKFRFGPMEWVWRSLTYGRRQPFRI; encoded by the coding sequence GTGGATTTAAAAACAAGTGTTTCTGCGGAAAAAGGAAACGTCAGTCCCATCCGCACGGGGGATCGGATATTTGTGATCGATGGACTGCGCGGTTTTGCTCTGTTTGGCATCCTGGTGGTGAATATGTCCTTTTTTCATTCCCCCTCTATTTACCTGATGATGTCAGATACGGTATGGTGGACGGGGTTTTGGGATCAGGCGGCGGAACGGTTTGTCTATTTGTTTGCTGAAGGAAACTTTTATACCCTGTTTTCGCTTTTGTTCGGGTTTGGGATGATTCTGTTTATGGAAAGGGTGCAGCAAAAAGGATCCTCCTTTGTGCCTTTATATGCGCGCAGGCTGATGATCCTGTTGTTTTTTGGATTGGTTCATGCCCTGCTGATCTGGTACGGTGACATCCTGTTTTCATACGCGTTGCTGGGATTTGTGCTGTTGTTGTTTCGCCGGTGTAGTCCCCAAACCTTGCTGGTGTGGGCACTGATCCTTTTATTGATGACCATGCTGTTGTTCGGAGTGCTTGCGGGACTCACTTTTTATACAGAAACATTGCCGGAAAGATCCGAGGAGGGGAATGCCTTTGAAGAATGGATCCAATCCATGATCCAATCCTCTGTCGCGGCATACGGGAGCGGCAGCTTTGCGGAAATCACTCAGCAGCGAGCAACCGATTGGCTTTTTCTGATCAGTTGGTCTGTGATCGGGTTTTGGCCGATCATTTTAGCGATGTTTTTGTTGGGAGCCTATGTGGCGAAACGCCGCATTCTGCACGATATCCCCACTAATCTGCCGTTGATCCGGCACATCTGGTGCTGGAGCTTGATACTGGCGTTGGCAACCGTGTTGTTGCAAGGGATGGAACCGTTTCTCGGGTTTACCAGCGACTCGGCTGCGATTTTGTTCATGATGGTGGAAACCGTAATCGGCAATCCAGCGACCTGCCTCTTTTACGCCTCGTCTTTGGTGCTGCTCCTGCAACGGGAGAGATGGGTGCGCCGTCTGTCATTCTTCCGTGATGTGGGAAGGATGTCCTTGAGCAATTACCTCATGCAATCGTTGATCTGTACGACTCTCTTCTACAGCTACGGATTTGGATGGTATGGAAAAGTGGGTCCTCTTGGCGGTCTCGGTTTAGCGGTTTTGATATTTGCTGCACAGGCGGTGATCAGCCGGTTCTGGTTGAAGAAATTCCGCTTTGGGCCAATGGAGTGGGTATGGCGCTCGTTAACCTATGGTAGACGGCAACCGTTCCGGATATAG
- a CDS encoding ABC1 kinase family protein → MFGKTIRNIGRYREIVSTLARHGFGFLLEDLNLFQKLSLPRQGSVSEPPPPTPTGRHIREALEELGPAFVKLGQVASTRSDLLPESIILELEKLHDEVRPRPFSTIRTVLEEELGDVDRLFVKIDEKPLAAASIGQVHRGVLHNGDTVAVKIQRPGIQSTVETDLHILKDLATMAEHRLDWAQQHQVSSVIEELARSVHQEMDYTKEARHSEKIRNQLRESDPIQVPRVYWELTTRRVLTTEFVHGIKMTQLHELDQAGLDRSVLAERLIQAVFRQILVEGFFHGDPHPGNLFALPGERIALIDFGMVGRLPPRMRHHFGSMVIAMMQRNTDGVVKAILKMGVVPEDVDREELWVDMDELAEKYVDSTLSDIRLGEVVKDLFDVAFRHRIRIPSDLTLVGKTMISLEGIVKKLDPSIHVTKVTQPFGEMLLRERYNPRRIAEQTWREAFNYGEALLQLPRQLHDLAENLKKGRIQVDVGVPRLNVFLRKLDQIVNRLSYSIVLLSFSIIMCGLIIGSSLTRQQTILWKVPAIEIGFVIAVFMLFWLIWSIFKSGRL, encoded by the coding sequence ATGTTTGGCAAAACGATTCGCAATATCGGCCGCTATCGAGAGATCGTTTCCACTTTAGCCCGGCATGGCTTTGGGTTTTTATTGGAAGATCTCAACCTGTTCCAAAAACTTTCGTTGCCTCGACAGGGATCTGTCTCGGAACCACCGCCTCCCACTCCAACCGGTCGGCACATACGGGAAGCTCTGGAAGAGCTGGGGCCCGCTTTTGTCAAGCTGGGGCAGGTAGCCAGCACCCGCTCCGATCTGTTACCCGAGTCCATCATCCTGGAATTGGAGAAGCTGCATGACGAGGTGCGGCCCCGCCCTTTCAGCACCATTCGCACAGTATTGGAAGAAGAGTTGGGAGATGTGGACCGACTTTTCGTTAAGATAGACGAAAAACCCCTGGCTGCCGCTTCCATCGGCCAGGTACACCGGGGCGTCCTACATAATGGCGACACCGTCGCCGTCAAGATCCAACGTCCCGGCATCCAATCCACTGTGGAGACGGATCTTCATATTTTAAAAGATTTGGCCACAATGGCCGAACACCGCCTCGATTGGGCTCAACAACACCAAGTGAGCAGTGTGATAGAGGAATTGGCACGGAGTGTCCATCAGGAGATGGATTACACCAAAGAAGCCCGTCATTCAGAAAAAATACGCAATCAGCTGAGAGAATCCGATCCGATCCAGGTGCCCCGTGTCTATTGGGAACTAACCACGCGCCGGGTATTGACCACTGAGTTTGTCCATGGGATTAAAATGACTCAGCTTCACGAATTGGATCAAGCCGGACTGGATCGAAGCGTGCTGGCCGAAAGATTGATCCAGGCTGTTTTTCGTCAAATCCTGGTGGAGGGCTTTTTTCACGGGGATCCTCATCCCGGCAATCTGTTCGCTCTCCCGGGTGAACGGATCGCCCTGATCGATTTCGGCATGGTGGGGCGTCTCCCCCCCCGGATGCGCCACCATTTTGGATCGATGGTGATTGCCATGATGCAGCGCAACACCGACGGTGTAGTCAAAGCCATCCTGAAGATGGGAGTGGTGCCTGAGGATGTCGATCGCGAAGAACTATGGGTGGACATGGACGAATTGGCGGAAAAGTATGTGGACAGCACTCTATCCGACATCCGCTTAGGCGAAGTGGTGAAGGACCTGTTTGATGTCGCTTTTCGCCACCGCATCCGAATCCCTTCAGACCTGACTCTCGTGGGCAAAACGATGATCAGCCTTGAGGGGATTGTGAAAAAACTGGATCCATCCATCCATGTGACAAAGGTTACGCAACCCTTTGGAGAAATGCTCCTGCGGGAGCGCTACAACCCCAGACGGATCGCGGAACAAACCTGGAGAGAGGCCTTCAATTACGGAGAAGCCCTGTTGCAACTCCCGCGGCAACTGCACGATCTGGCGGAAAATCTGAAGAAAGGAAGAATCCAGGTGGATGTGGGCGTTCCCCGGCTTAATGTCTTCCTTCGCAAATTGGACCAGATCGTCAATCGACTCTCCTACAGCATCGTGCTTCTCTCCTTCAGCATCATTATGTGCGGCTTGATCATCGGATCCTCCCTGACCCGTCAACAAACGATCCTGTGGAAAGTACCCGCCATTGAAATCGGGTTTGTCATTGCGGTGTTTATGCTGTTTTGGTTGATCTGGAGCATATTTAAGTCAGGGAGATTGTAA
- a CDS encoding phasin family protein codes for MKDWMKKGVAAGLGLAIISKERAEKAIQELVKKGEMTPKASRELLDQLITRGEQEQKILEESIQEHVGKTLRDWNVATQEDIRRLEQHIHVLESRLSSHRPDDEIKGAQEDREDGKPDV; via the coding sequence ATGAAAGATTGGATGAAAAAAGGAGTGGCGGCAGGGCTCGGGCTGGCCATCATCAGCAAGGAACGTGCCGAAAAAGCGATCCAGGAACTGGTAAAGAAAGGCGAAATGACTCCGAAGGCCTCCCGGGAACTGTTGGATCAGTTGATCACCCGCGGGGAACAGGAACAAAAGATACTGGAAGAATCCATTCAAGAACATGTGGGAAAAACGCTCCGTGATTGGAATGTGGCCACCCAGGAAGATATCCGCCGACTGGAACAACATATCCATGTGTTGGAAAGCCGGTTGTCCTCCCATCGACCGGACGACGAAATCAAGGGTGCCCAAGAAGATCGGGAGGACGGAAAACCCGACGTCTGA
- a CDS encoding serine/threonine protein kinase, producing MSWEQITSLVNRIDLESSPGNHPVVPRMVPEPLEIVGVGTDAAVVRHPDRWDTVFKVYAPGREQAWADEQKVYKRLGESPWFPVMKGGGPGFLVLSHEKGPTLYDCLTEGIPIPSGVVDEVEEARRFVREKGLNPRDIHLKNVLLQNGHAKLVDVSEYLKPGEDGRWDYLVQAYHRFYPLIRGKRIPEDVLEGIKQTYRECGNHPLSMVEWKRRFFTLLSQTDHSSP from the coding sequence ATGTCATGGGAACAAATAACGTCCTTGGTCAATCGAATCGATTTGGAGTCCAGTCCCGGGAACCATCCAGTGGTGCCACGGATGGTTCCGGAGCCTCTGGAGATCGTGGGGGTGGGAACCGACGCGGCAGTGGTGCGCCATCCGGACCGTTGGGATACGGTTTTTAAAGTATACGCGCCCGGCAGAGAGCAAGCCTGGGCGGATGAGCAGAAAGTGTACAAACGCTTGGGGGAGTCCCCCTGGTTTCCGGTCATGAAAGGCGGGGGACCAGGCTTTTTGGTGTTGAGCCATGAAAAGGGGCCTACTTTGTACGATTGTTTGACAGAAGGGATCCCGATTCCATCAGGGGTGGTGGATGAAGTAGAGGAAGCACGCCGGTTTGTGAGGGAGAAAGGACTCAACCCGAGAGATATCCATTTGAAAAATGTGCTGCTTCAAAATGGGCACGCCAAGCTCGTCGATGTTTCGGAGTACTTGAAGCCGGGGGAGGATGGACGTTGGGATTATCTAGTGCAGGCGTATCATCGATTTTACCCCTTGATCCGGGGAAAACGGATTCCGGAGGATGTGTTGGAGGGGATTAAACAAACATATCGTGAGTGTGGGAATCATCCCTTGTCCATGGTCGAGTGGAAACGCCGCTTCTTCACTTTGTTGTCCCAAACGGATCATTCGTCACCATGA
- a CDS encoding CoA-binding protein: protein MVQNPDIDEIKQMLKNAETIAVVGLSDKPHRTSYMIAQALQEAGYRIFPVNPTLNGPVLGERPYASVEEIGEPIDIVDVFRRSEHCIPVARDAVKAGAKAVWFQQGVINEEAAAIARKAGLTVVMDRCIKVDHAVLLRGRLTGTENRPDSKTD, encoded by the coding sequence ATGGTTCAAAATCCTGATATAGACGAGATAAAACAGATGCTGAAAAATGCGGAAACGATCGCTGTGGTGGGCTTGTCCGATAAACCGCATCGCACCAGCTATATGATCGCTCAGGCTCTCCAGGAGGCGGGCTATCGAATCTTTCCCGTCAACCCCACTTTGAATGGACCGGTATTGGGCGAGCGACCGTATGCATCGGTGGAGGAGATCGGTGAACCAATCGATATCGTCGATGTGTTTCGCCGCAGTGAGCACTGTATTCCGGTTGCGCGGGACGCCGTAAAAGCCGGTGCGAAAGCGGTTTGGTTCCAGCAGGGCGTGATCAATGAGGAAGCGGCAGCGATTGCCCGCAAGGCAGGTTTAACGGTGGTGATGGACCGCTGTATCAAAGTGGATCACGCCGTATTGCTCCGGGGCAGGTTGACCGGTACCGAAAACAGGCCCGATTCTAAAACTGATTGA